A single region of the Nicotiana sylvestris chromosome 6, ASM39365v2, whole genome shotgun sequence genome encodes:
- the LOC104246588 gene encoding transcription factor E2FB-like isoform X1 — protein sequence MQQPHHQQRELPFTSSKPPLGDYHRFSTDPLQQPEAILVKSTPLKRKSETTNYKQGVGAQITDSGYADVSSPMQTPISGKVGKAQKVPRTSKARSASQAATSNLGSPSGNNATPVGPCRYDSSLGLLTKKFINLIKHAEDGILDLNKAADTLEVQKRRIYDITNVLEGIGLIEKKLKNRIQWKGLDVSRPGEVDDSVTSLQAEVENMTIEERRLNEQTREMQERLTDLCEDENNQRWLLVTEDDIKSLPCLQNETLIAIKAPHGTTLEVPDPDEAVDYPQRRYRIVLRSTMGPIDVYLVSQFEEKFEEINAVEAPSAMPSTSGFNENETATLPTEESGGVDGRIDEKENQSVCADVGTSQDFASGIMKIVSDVDNEEDYWLLSDADVSITDIWRADSVLDWNELNVIHEDYSIANVSTPRAQTPPSSTTELPSANTTGS from the exons ATGCAGCAGCCACATCATCAACAGCGTGAGCTCCCATTCACGTCGAGTAAACCGCCGCTTGGAGATTACCACCGCTTCTCTACTGACCCACTTCAACAACCTGAGGCCATCCTTGTTAAGTCTACT CCACTGAAACGGAAGAGTGAAACAACAAATTACAAACAGGGAGTTGGTGCACAGATAACAGATTCTGGATATGCCGATGTGAGTAGTCCAATGCAGACACCAATCTCAGGGAAAGTTGGAAAGGCACAGAAAGTGCCTAGGACATCAAAGGCCAGATCTGCTTCTCAAGCTGCTACCTCAAATTTAG GATCCCCTTCAGGAAATAATGCTACTCCAGTTGGTCCTTGCCGCTACGACAGCTCCTTAG GTCTCTTAACGAAGAAGTTCATTAACCTGATCAAACATGCAGAAGATGGCATTCTAGATCTTAACAAAGCTGCTGATACATTAGAG GTGCAGAAAAGGCGCATATATGACATCACAAATGTCCTGGAAGGCATTGGTCTGATTGAAAAGAAACTCAAAAACAGGATCCAGTGGAA GGGTTTAGATGTCTCAAGACCAGGGGAAGTTGATGATAGTGTTACAAGTTTACAG GCAGAAGTAGAAAATATGACTATTGAAGAACGTAGATTAAATGAACAGACAAG AGAAATGCAAGAAAGGTTGACGGACCTGTGTGAAGATGAAAACAATCAAAG ATGGCTTCTCGTTACTGAAGATGATATAAAGAGCTTACCTTGTCTTCAG AATGAAACACTGATAGCTATTAAAGCTCCACATGGCACCACTTTAGAAGTCCCAGATCCTGATGAG GCTGTTGATTATCCACAAAGGAGATACAGAATTGTGCTTCGCAGCACCATGGGACCAATTGACGTTTACCTTGTCAG TCAATTCGAGGAAAAGTTCGAAGAGATAAATGCTGTTGAGGCACCATCAGCCATGCCTTCAACATCAGGTTTCAATGAAAATGAAACTGCAACATTGCCTACTGAGGAGAGTGGAGGAGTTGATGGCAGAATAgacgaaaaagaaaatcaaagtgtGTGCGCAGATGTTGGTACTTCGCAGGACTTTGCAAGTGGAATCATGAAGATTGTTTCAGATGTTGAT AATGAAGAAGATTACTGGCTTTTGTCAGATGCTGATGTTAGCATCACTGACATCTGGAGGGCAGACT CCGTTCTTGACTGGAACGAGTTGAACGTAATTCATGAGGATTATTCAATTGCTAACGTCAGTACTCCACGTGCCCAAACTCCGCCATCCAGTACCACTGAACTGCCTTCTGCAAATACAACTGGGAGCTGA
- the LOC104246588 gene encoding transcription factor E2FB-like isoform X2 — protein MQQPHHQQRELPFTSSKPPLGDYHRFSTDPLQQPEAILVKSTGVGAQITDSGYADVSSPMQTPISGKVGKAQKVPRTSKARSASQAATSNLGSPSGNNATPVGPCRYDSSLGLLTKKFINLIKHAEDGILDLNKAADTLEVQKRRIYDITNVLEGIGLIEKKLKNRIQWKGLDVSRPGEVDDSVTSLQAEVENMTIEERRLNEQTREMQERLTDLCEDENNQRWLLVTEDDIKSLPCLQNETLIAIKAPHGTTLEVPDPDEAVDYPQRRYRIVLRSTMGPIDVYLVSQFEEKFEEINAVEAPSAMPSTSGFNENETATLPTEESGGVDGRIDEKENQSVCADVGTSQDFASGIMKIVSDVDNEEDYWLLSDADVSITDIWRADSVLDWNELNVIHEDYSIANVSTPRAQTPPSSTTELPSANTTGS, from the exons ATGCAGCAGCCACATCATCAACAGCGTGAGCTCCCATTCACGTCGAGTAAACCGCCGCTTGGAGATTACCACCGCTTCTCTACTGACCCACTTCAACAACCTGAGGCCATCCTTGTTAAGTCTACT GGAGTTGGTGCACAGATAACAGATTCTGGATATGCCGATGTGAGTAGTCCAATGCAGACACCAATCTCAGGGAAAGTTGGAAAGGCACAGAAAGTGCCTAGGACATCAAAGGCCAGATCTGCTTCTCAAGCTGCTACCTCAAATTTAG GATCCCCTTCAGGAAATAATGCTACTCCAGTTGGTCCTTGCCGCTACGACAGCTCCTTAG GTCTCTTAACGAAGAAGTTCATTAACCTGATCAAACATGCAGAAGATGGCATTCTAGATCTTAACAAAGCTGCTGATACATTAGAG GTGCAGAAAAGGCGCATATATGACATCACAAATGTCCTGGAAGGCATTGGTCTGATTGAAAAGAAACTCAAAAACAGGATCCAGTGGAA GGGTTTAGATGTCTCAAGACCAGGGGAAGTTGATGATAGTGTTACAAGTTTACAG GCAGAAGTAGAAAATATGACTATTGAAGAACGTAGATTAAATGAACAGACAAG AGAAATGCAAGAAAGGTTGACGGACCTGTGTGAAGATGAAAACAATCAAAG ATGGCTTCTCGTTACTGAAGATGATATAAAGAGCTTACCTTGTCTTCAG AATGAAACACTGATAGCTATTAAAGCTCCACATGGCACCACTTTAGAAGTCCCAGATCCTGATGAG GCTGTTGATTATCCACAAAGGAGATACAGAATTGTGCTTCGCAGCACCATGGGACCAATTGACGTTTACCTTGTCAG TCAATTCGAGGAAAAGTTCGAAGAGATAAATGCTGTTGAGGCACCATCAGCCATGCCTTCAACATCAGGTTTCAATGAAAATGAAACTGCAACATTGCCTACTGAGGAGAGTGGAGGAGTTGATGGCAGAATAgacgaaaaagaaaatcaaagtgtGTGCGCAGATGTTGGTACTTCGCAGGACTTTGCAAGTGGAATCATGAAGATTGTTTCAGATGTTGAT AATGAAGAAGATTACTGGCTTTTGTCAGATGCTGATGTTAGCATCACTGACATCTGGAGGGCAGACT CCGTTCTTGACTGGAACGAGTTGAACGTAATTCATGAGGATTATTCAATTGCTAACGTCAGTACTCCACGTGCCCAAACTCCGCCATCCAGTACCACTGAACTGCCTTCTGCAAATACAACTGGGAGCTGA